One window from the genome of Leptospira johnsonii encodes:
- the hisH gene encoding imidazole glycerol phosphate synthase subunit HisH — protein MIAVLDYGMGNIHSCLKAISLFTKDFSYTKEPSVLKEADAIILPGDGHFDKAMRNLNESGLRTFVDEHVKAEKPLFGICIGFQILFEDSDEVVSGNMNQTVPGLAYIKGKIRKFKGKNYKVPHIGWNKLYKRNPSKSNLLKNLEDESFAYFIHSYRPVGVESSAITGFCDYYGEKFPAVVEKGNVFGTQFHPEKSYSFGLKILENFILSL, from the coding sequence ATGATAGCCGTTCTTGATTATGGAATGGGGAATATTCACTCCTGCTTAAAAGCTATTTCACTCTTCACTAAAGATTTTTCTTATACTAAGGAACCGTCCGTCTTGAAAGAGGCAGATGCGATCATTCTTCCAGGCGACGGTCATTTTGATAAAGCCATGAGAAATCTGAACGAATCCGGTTTAAGGACTTTCGTGGACGAGCATGTGAAAGCTGAAAAACCTTTGTTTGGGATCTGTATCGGCTTTCAAATTTTATTCGAAGACTCTGACGAGGTTGTTTCCGGAAATATGAACCAAACCGTCCCAGGATTGGCTTATATAAAAGGTAAGATCCGCAAATTTAAGGGTAAGAACTACAAGGTCCCTCATATCGGCTGGAATAAATTATATAAAAGAAATCCTTCCAAAAGCAATTTATTGAAAAATTTAGAAGACGAATCCTTCGCCTATTTTATACACTCCTACCGTCCCGTTGGAGTGGAGAGTTCCGCGATCACTGGCTTCTGCGATTATTATGGGGAGAAGTTTCCCGCAGTGGTTGAAAAAGGAAACGTTTTCGGAACACAATTCCATCCCGAGAAATCCTATTCCTTCGGTCTAAAGATTCTGGAGAACTTTATTCTATCCTTATGA
- the hisB gene encoding imidazoleglycerol-phosphate dehydratase HisB: MKEERKTSETDIKLSLNIRGTGNYKFDTQIPFFEHMLSHVSKHGLLDIDLWLRGDIEIDCHHSVEDTAILLGATLHKQLGDKAGIRRYGHYTLPMDEVLTTVAVDLGGRYFYKYTGPELVGKFGIYDAELSLEFLQKFALNAKMNLHVHVHYGENRHHIHESIFKAFGKALRMAIEIDPAAGGTIPSTKGVLE, translated from the coding sequence ATGAAAGAAGAACGTAAAACTTCGGAGACGGACATCAAACTCTCCCTCAATATTCGGGGTACAGGAAATTATAAATTCGATACTCAAATTCCGTTCTTCGAGCATATGCTTTCCCACGTTTCCAAACACGGTCTTCTTGATATTGATCTTTGGTTGCGAGGCGACATAGAAATCGACTGTCATCATAGTGTTGAGGACACTGCCATTCTTCTTGGCGCGACTCTTCACAAGCAGTTGGGAGACAAGGCTGGGATCAGACGGTACGGTCATTATACTCTTCCCATGGACGAAGTTCTTACCACTGTTGCAGTGGATCTGGGCGGTAGATATTTTTATAAATACACCGGTCCGGAACTTGTGGGCAAATTTGGAATTTACGATGCTGAGCTTTCGTTGGAATTCCTACAGAAGTTTGCTCTGAATGCGAAGATGAATCTTCACGTTCACGTTCATTATGGAGAAAATCGTCATCATATCCATGAATCTATTTTTAAAGCTTTCGGTAAGGCGTTGAGAATGGCAATCGAGATCGACCCTGCTGCTGGCGGAACAATTCCTTCTACCAAAGGTGTTTTGGAATGA
- a CDS encoding efflux RND transporter permease subunit — translation MKENNNQEQVEGFAGILAGKFIRSKLTPIFAVVSIFTGILSVYLTPKEEEPQISVPMVDISFYSPQYSAKEMERKITEPVERSVWGLEGVEYVYSATKDHYSLITVRFKVGEPLEPSLVKIHHKILEIRDQLPPNTSDPTVNSYTIDDVPFLALTFSSIDTDDYSLRSLVSPLARELSSTPDLSKVELLGGRKKSVRVIANPQRMKEFGVDFIQLAESLQANSSDFPAGKNWSTKNVYDIEIGSSIRNTDDLRKIPIKQSWGRVVKLGDIAQVIEGPQERTKQSFFFQKENPEIGENAVTIVFSKRKGTNVEELAQIIRERADEFRKDLPSGIKLNVIRDYGLTAGIKSKELIEHLLIATISVSVLIALWMGIRASFVVFVAIPVTLALTLAIYYFLDYTLNRVTLFALIFSIGILVDDAIVVVENIERHLAFPGNKGKIRSILDAVSEVGNPTILATFTVIAAILPMAFVRGLMGPYMKPIPVGASLAMLLSLFVAFSVIPWISLKILKEHTGTNTAPKISRLDAIYLKIAGWLLESKANLIKMILLILALFAISVSLVAFKAVKVKMLPFDDKDEFQIILDFDPRTPLSKTVELSSELAKTILKEENVEKVQIFAGEPAPFSFSGMVKHTFLRREEWKSDLHIVLKDKGSRNKKSHEIIESIRPILGKYNKENSVLSKVLEIPPGPPVLSTLVIEIYGPTEKERIRVAQEIHSIAKSQEGIVDLDSSLSEIRPKIRYPFKFDKGGLVGIPSSILARNAGLFFGETPVFILSESEHPEDISIDLSVPNEFRSSSSPFSSWDLSSQYSGSVSPKNLVGEGERNSSKVLHRKNLKPLEYVTAEFSGKEEAPVYGILSLSPKIQYPIYTSEVPWNTRQPVAKWDGEWFITYEVFRDLGGAFAVVMILIYVLVLGWFQNYKLPIIIMAPIPISLIGIIPGHLISGAYFTATSMIGFIAGAGIIVRNSIILVDFIQAEIEAGKDLKRAVLDAGVVRFRPMFLTAAAVIVGSSVMLFDPIFQGLAVSLIFGEIAATVLSRFVVPAFYFWFSERRG, via the coding sequence ATGAAGGAAAATAATAACCAAGAACAAGTCGAAGGATTCGCCGGAATACTGGCGGGAAAATTTATCCGCTCCAAATTGACCCCGATATTTGCGGTGGTTAGTATCTTCACTGGGATCCTCTCCGTGTATCTGACTCCAAAAGAGGAAGAACCTCAGATCTCCGTACCCATGGTGGATATTTCCTTTTATTCTCCTCAATATTCCGCAAAGGAAATGGAGAGAAAAATTACGGAACCCGTGGAAAGATCCGTCTGGGGATTAGAAGGAGTTGAATATGTTTATTCGGCAACCAAAGATCATTACTCCTTAATTACTGTGCGATTTAAGGTGGGCGAACCTTTAGAACCTTCTTTAGTAAAGATCCATCATAAAATTCTAGAGATCAGAGATCAACTTCCTCCGAATACTTCAGATCCAACAGTAAATTCTTATACAATAGATGACGTTCCTTTCTTAGCGCTCACTTTCAGTTCCATCGATACTGACGATTATTCTCTTCGCAGTTTAGTTTCTCCATTGGCAAGAGAACTCTCTTCTACCCCTGATCTTTCCAAAGTGGAATTATTAGGAGGAAGAAAGAAATCGGTCCGTGTAATCGCTAACCCGCAAAGGATGAAAGAGTTCGGTGTCGATTTTATCCAACTGGCCGAAAGTCTTCAGGCGAATTCATCGGATTTCCCGGCCGGAAAAAATTGGAGCACTAAGAATGTCTACGATATAGAGATAGGTTCTTCCATCCGAAATACCGATGATCTGCGAAAGATCCCTATCAAACAAAGTTGGGGAAGAGTCGTTAAACTTGGGGATATAGCGCAAGTAATCGAGGGTCCGCAAGAAAGAACAAAACAGTCCTTCTTTTTTCAAAAAGAAAATCCGGAGATCGGAGAGAACGCTGTCACGATCGTATTTTCAAAAAGAAAAGGCACTAACGTTGAAGAGCTAGCACAGATCATCCGAGAACGCGCGGACGAATTTAGAAAGGATCTTCCGAGCGGAATAAAACTCAATGTGATCCGAGATTACGGTCTGACCGCAGGAATAAAATCTAAGGAACTGATCGAACACCTCTTGATTGCGACTATTTCAGTTTCTGTTTTGATCGCTCTCTGGATGGGAATTCGTGCATCTTTCGTGGTATTCGTAGCGATTCCGGTTACTTTAGCGCTTACATTAGCAATATATTATTTTCTCGATTACACTCTTAATCGTGTGACTTTGTTTGCGCTTATTTTCTCGATAGGGATACTCGTAGACGACGCAATAGTAGTTGTCGAGAACATAGAAAGACATCTGGCGTTTCCGGGAAATAAAGGAAAGATCAGGTCCATTTTAGATGCGGTTTCCGAAGTAGGAAATCCAACGATACTGGCTACATTCACAGTGATCGCTGCGATATTACCTATGGCATTCGTGCGTGGATTGATGGGACCTTATATGAAGCCGATCCCTGTTGGGGCCAGCCTTGCAATGCTTCTTTCTTTATTTGTCGCTTTTTCAGTTATTCCTTGGATTAGTTTAAAAATTTTGAAAGAGCATACCGGGACAAATACTGCACCAAAAATTTCCCGTTTAGATGCAATCTACCTCAAGATTGCAGGTTGGCTTTTAGAATCCAAAGCGAACCTGATAAAAATGATCCTTCTGATCCTTGCACTCTTTGCAATTTCGGTTTCTTTGGTCGCATTTAAAGCCGTAAAAGTGAAGATGTTGCCTTTCGATGATAAGGATGAATTCCAGATCATATTGGATTTTGATCCAAGAACACCTCTTTCTAAAACCGTAGAATTAAGTTCTGAACTTGCGAAAACTATTCTTAAAGAAGAGAATGTGGAGAAGGTCCAAATTTTTGCAGGCGAACCGGCGCCTTTCTCTTTTTCTGGAATGGTAAAACATACGTTTTTGAGAAGAGAAGAATGGAAATCGGATCTTCATATCGTTTTGAAGGATAAGGGCTCAAGAAACAAAAAAAGCCATGAGATCATCGAATCCATTCGGCCCATTTTAGGAAAATATAATAAGGAAAACTCTGTGCTTAGCAAGGTGCTGGAAATTCCACCAGGACCTCCGGTACTTTCTACTTTAGTGATCGAGATATATGGACCTACTGAAAAAGAAAGGATCCGAGTGGCTCAAGAGATCCATTCAATCGCTAAAAGCCAAGAGGGAATAGTCGACCTAGATTCCAGTCTTTCCGAAATAAGACCAAAAATCAGGTATCCTTTTAAATTTGATAAAGGAGGTCTTGTGGGAATTCCTTCTTCCATACTTGCAAGAAATGCCGGACTATTTTTCGGAGAAACTCCTGTATTCATCTTATCCGAGTCGGAACATCCGGAAGATATCTCGATAGATTTGTCCGTTCCGAACGAATTTAGATCTTCTTCTTCTCCATTTTCTAGCTGGGATCTATCTTCTCAATATTCAGGCTCTGTTTCTCCAAAAAATTTAGTAGGAGAAGGAGAAAGAAATTCCTCAAAAGTGCTTCATCGCAAAAATCTAAAACCTTTAGAATATGTGACTGCGGAATTTTCTGGAAAGGAAGAAGCACCGGTTTATGGAATTCTTTCTTTGAGTCCTAAGATCCAATACCCGATCTATACTTCCGAGGTGCCTTGGAACACAAGACAACCGGTAGCAAAATGGGATGGGGAATGGTTCATAACGTATGAGGTTTTCCGAGATCTAGGAGGTGCATTTGCGGTCGTAATGATCTTGATATACGTTTTAGTACTCGGATGGTTTCAGAATTATAAACTTCCGATCATTATTATGGCGCCTATACCGATCTCACTCATCGGTATCATTCCAGGGCATTTGATTTCCGGGGCCTATTTTACAGCGACATCGATGATTGGGTTTATTGCGGGAGCCGGGATCATAGTGAGAAACTCGATTATCTTGGTAGATTTTATTCAGGCTGAGATTGAGGCAGGTAAGGATCTGAAAAGAGCGGTATTGGATGCGGGAGTGGTTCGTTTTCGTCCGATGTTTTTGACCGCAGCAGCAGTGATCGTCGGATCTTCTGTTATGCTATTTGATCCGATTTTCCAAGGTTTGGCTGTGTCTTTAATTTTTGGAGAGATTGCCGCAACAGTACTAAGTAGGTTCGTGGTCCCTGCGTTTTACTTTTGGTTTTCGGAAAGAAGAGGATGA
- a CDS encoding TolC family protein, with protein MRSKSALSLILVGVLITIPLSVKASDANMDFFSVWEKVSGNSPSLHTKSLEIEAAKSASSRAGLHWFPKLYTDVRTYQTNDPILNFTGKLGQRSATQSDFSTASNRSNLSNFLDSNNQLYQNINPNSVNIFAKDTLNHPGSNTYSRGTLGLEFSVYEGGSGKAFKEIKDKELQSFILESEYFKKTLYIQTAVAFHSSLVFSDGVKEREKILRQLDVFVNSYRLDTIGNPIGHSGSLALRSVQLRVSSEIKEKELYRKESLESIRILSGGVLEDLRPSEVSSSRFYQEVLPLPSSESERHTAISKILESYSNISKQKVTMENSKFLPKVGVYAEAYGYNGDRNFANSYNAGVFLQMNLLNPTDIGSKKEAMIQANAAETKAKEARLKENSEFKILLEKEKVLSENRKDSEQSYRIQYEQLLLSQTLFKRGNIPASTLAESFSRTSDALSRKEFLDLEYLKTRAQLILYSEENNEGK; from the coding sequence ATGCGATCTAAATCCGCTCTATCCTTGATACTCGTTGGGGTATTGATCACGATACCCCTTTCTGTCAAAGCTTCAGACGCTAATATGGATTTTTTCTCGGTCTGGGAAAAGGTGTCTGGGAATTCTCCTTCATTACATACAAAAAGTTTGGAGATAGAAGCAGCGAAATCCGCAAGCTCTAGAGCGGGTTTGCATTGGTTCCCAAAACTGTATACGGATGTTCGTACTTATCAAACGAACGATCCTATCTTAAATTTTACGGGAAAGCTGGGACAAAGATCCGCAACACAATCCGATTTTTCGACCGCGAGCAATCGATCCAATCTTTCTAATTTTTTGGATTCCAATAATCAACTTTACCAAAATATAAATCCGAACTCGGTAAATATTTTCGCGAAAGATACATTAAACCATCCAGGTTCCAATACATACTCACGAGGAACCTTGGGTCTGGAGTTTTCCGTATATGAAGGTGGATCCGGAAAGGCATTTAAGGAGATCAAGGATAAAGAACTTCAATCTTTTATTCTTGAATCTGAATATTTTAAGAAAACTTTATATATACAAACAGCCGTTGCCTTCCATTCCTCTTTGGTCTTTTCCGACGGGGTCAAGGAAAGAGAAAAAATACTTCGTCAATTGGACGTATTTGTAAACTCGTATAGATTGGATACTATTGGAAATCCAATCGGCCATTCAGGCTCTCTCGCATTAAGATCCGTTCAACTTAGGGTTTCTTCCGAGATAAAAGAGAAGGAATTATATCGAAAAGAATCTCTAGAATCGATCAGAATATTGTCGGGAGGAGTTTTGGAGGATCTTCGACCTTCTGAAGTTTCTTCTTCGCGTTTTTATCAAGAAGTTTTGCCTTTACCATCATCCGAATCTGAAAGGCATACAGCGATCTCGAAAATTTTGGAATCTTATTCAAACATCTCCAAACAAAAAGTTACGATGGAGAATTCTAAATTTCTACCTAAGGTGGGAGTTTATGCAGAAGCCTATGGATATAATGGAGATAGGAACTTTGCAAATTCATATAATGCAGGAGTTTTTCTTCAAATGAATCTTCTGAATCCGACGGATATTGGTTCCAAAAAAGAAGCAATGATCCAAGCAAATGCTGCGGAGACAAAAGCAAAAGAAGCAAGATTAAAGGAGAACTCGGAGTTTAAGATCCTTTTAGAAAAAGAAAAGGTACTTTCGGAAAATCGAAAAGATTCTGAGCAATCCTACCGGATCCAGTACGAACAACTTCTTCTTTCCCAAACATTATTCAAGAGAGGAAATATTCCAGCTTCTACTTTAGCTGAAAGTTTTTCCAGGACTTCAGATGCATTGTCCCGAAAGGAATTTCTGGACTTGGAATATTTAAAAACGAGAGCGCAGCTCATCCTTTATTCAGAGGAAAACAATGAAGGAAAATAA
- a CDS encoding YgaP family membrane protein has product MDTTNTQSWYLERVLFLIAGSVSLIGLLIANFLSPWGLVLNLLVGINMMLFSLVGFCPMAFILTRLGIPKKCGSDR; this is encoded by the coding sequence ATGGACACTACAAACACTCAAAGTTGGTATTTGGAAAGGGTGCTATTCCTGATTGCAGGGTCGGTTTCTTTGATCGGGTTATTGATAGCGAACTTTCTTAGTCCTTGGGGACTCGTTTTGAATCTATTGGTTGGGATCAATATGATGCTCTTTTCCTTGGTGGGTTTTTGTCCTATGGCGTTTATTCTTACTCGATTGGGCATTCCAAAAAAATGCGGATCAGATAGGTAA
- a CDS encoding metal-sensitive transcriptional regulator, whose protein sequence is MELDEIRKQLTHRLHRIKGQLDALEKSLHNKDEDCEKTLILLKASSQALKKFGEAYVQEYMDRCFSEKKPSASIQKNLKKAIKAAFSL, encoded by the coding sequence ATGGAATTAGATGAAATAAGAAAACAACTAACTCATAGACTGCATAGGATCAAAGGCCAGTTGGATGCGCTCGAAAAGAGTCTACACAATAAGGACGAAGATTGCGAAAAGACTTTAATTCTACTCAAAGCTTCCAGCCAGGCTCTTAAAAAATTCGGAGAAGCTTATGTTCAGGAGTATATGGATAGATGTTTTTCAGAAAAAAAACCTTCCGCTTCTATCCAAAAAAACCTCAAAAAAGCGATTAAAGCCGCCTTCTCTCTATAA
- a CDS encoding long-chain fatty acid--CoA ligase, with product MRSTMMDYPLVLPSILKRAKEVHPHKEIVTKWHDNSIQRLTYGEFYKRTIRLMSALRKAGVKPGEAIATFCLNHSVHLELYFAIPSIRAVHHTINIRLFPEQLTYIINEAKDKFIFVDKSLASAIEKNLSQIHDVQKFIIIDDKENIPFPNLPNSISYEDFLKTGDDVENFEAIDEFEAAGICYTSGTTGNPKGVVYSHRSTYLHSMSICMGDALCIKESETVLPVVPMFHVNSWGIPFASVMTGCKLVFPGKHLLGAALAELLESEEVTLTAGVPTVWNVLYQHLKKTKYNLKLHTMVVGGSAAPRGLIEGFEKDFGISILHAWGMTETSPVGTVSHLRGFMKNFDDNKRYSYRAKQGVPVPGVEIRAIDDNGKDVPKDGKTPGELLVRGPWIAASYKSGEAPESFTSDGWFRTGDVVVLDEFGYMQITDRKKDLIKTRGEWISSVDMENLVMADPDVLEAAVIGRKDPVRDEAPVVFVVPVDGKEVDPKGIHDRLKEHFAHWQLPKLDDIRSVSAIPKTSVGKFDKKILRKQLEE from the coding sequence ATGCGTTCCACAATGATGGACTATCCATTGGTTTTACCTTCCATTCTAAAAAGAGCGAAAGAGGTTCACCCTCATAAAGAAATCGTAACTAAGTGGCATGATAATTCCATCCAGAGACTGACCTACGGAGAATTTTACAAAAGAACGATCCGTTTGATGAGTGCATTACGAAAAGCAGGCGTGAAACCTGGAGAAGCAATCGCCACATTTTGTTTAAATCATTCCGTTCACTTGGAATTATATTTTGCGATCCCTAGTATTCGAGCAGTTCATCACACGATCAATATTAGATTATTTCCAGAACAGCTTACATATATCATCAACGAGGCTAAGGACAAATTTATCTTCGTAGATAAATCTTTAGCTTCCGCGATCGAAAAGAATCTGAGCCAGATTCATGATGTACAAAAGTTTATTATCATAGACGATAAAGAGAATATTCCCTTTCCGAATCTTCCTAATTCAATCTCCTACGAAGACTTTTTGAAAACAGGAGACGATGTAGAAAATTTCGAAGCAATAGACGAGTTCGAGGCTGCTGGCATCTGTTATACTTCCGGAACAACTGGAAATCCTAAAGGAGTAGTTTATTCTCACAGATCTACTTATTTACATTCCATGTCTATATGTATGGGAGATGCATTATGTATAAAGGAATCTGAAACTGTTCTTCCTGTAGTTCCAATGTTCCATGTAAATTCTTGGGGAATACCTTTCGCCTCTGTAATGACCGGATGCAAGTTAGTCTTTCCTGGCAAACATCTTTTGGGAGCAGCACTCGCGGAATTATTGGAATCGGAAGAAGTCACATTAACTGCAGGAGTACCTACGGTTTGGAATGTACTCTACCAGCACTTAAAGAAAACGAAATATAACCTCAAACTTCATACTATGGTGGTAGGCGGTTCTGCCGCCCCCCGAGGCCTGATCGAGGGTTTCGAAAAAGATTTTGGGATCTCTATTCTTCATGCTTGGGGAATGACCGAAACTTCCCCCGTTGGAACCGTTTCTCATCTTCGCGGTTTTATGAAAAATTTCGATGATAATAAAAGATATTCTTATAGAGCCAAACAAGGCGTACCTGTTCCAGGTGTAGAGATTCGGGCAATCGACGATAACGGTAAAGATGTTCCTAAAGATGGAAAAACTCCAGGTGAACTTTTAGTACGCGGGCCTTGGATTGCTGCTTCTTATAAAAGTGGAGAAGCACCCGAATCTTTTACCTCCGATGGGTGGTTCCGTACTGGAGACGTAGTCGTTCTAGATGAATTCGGTTACATGCAGATCACAGATCGCAAAAAGGATCTGATCAAGACCAGAGGAGAATGGATCTCTTCCGTTGATATGGAAAATCTAGTCATGGCAGATCCGGATGTTTTAGAAGCTGCAGTTATCGGAAGAAAAGATCCTGTCAGAGACGAGGCTCCGGTTGTCTTTGTGGTCCCTGTAGATGGTAAAGAAGTGGATCCAAAAGGAATCCATGATCGACTTAAAGAACATTTTGCACACTGGCAATTACCGAAGTTAGATGATATTCGGTCGGTTTCTGCGATCCCAAAAACAAGTGTGGGTAAGTTCGATAAGAAAATTCTAAGAAAACAATTAGAAGAATAG
- a CDS encoding multidrug effflux MFS transporter gives MSKSNGTLILILGALTAIAPFSIDMYLPGMNDIAKDLGAPISDVQLTLTSFFFGISFGQLFYGPIVDRFGRKVPLLVGLALYIISSLACGFSNSVNALIFFRFLQSLGACAGMVIPRAVVRDVFSPHEGAKVFSQIILVMGIAPILAPTVGGLLLQFASWNWIFFTLTGISSLMLFGSVLTFQDSKGGDSSISLKIAPVIREYIEVFSDPIFKTYVLSSGFSAAVMFAYIAGSPFVFMVLNGLSQTEYSYLFGFNAFGLILSSQINRLLLKKFEAAIIVKYVGYSYLILCSLLVIFEILGLGFVPMLILIFFLVSAFGLIVPNASALAMAPFSKNAGSASALMGALQMVFGAVSTAAVSILHDGSAYPMITVMSMSGVMSLTCLFFLGKTHNRIKES, from the coding sequence GTGAGCAAATCTAACGGCACTTTAATCCTAATACTTGGGGCATTAACTGCAATTGCACCTTTTTCGATCGATATGTACCTTCCAGGTATGAATGATATCGCAAAGGATCTTGGGGCTCCAATCTCAGATGTGCAACTAACGTTAACTAGTTTCTTTTTCGGAATTTCTTTCGGACAATTATTTTACGGGCCGATCGTAGATCGTTTTGGCCGTAAAGTTCCTTTGCTTGTAGGTCTGGCTTTATATATCATAAGTTCATTGGCCTGTGGATTTTCGAATTCTGTGAATGCATTAATATTTTTCCGATTTCTTCAATCTTTAGGTGCGTGTGCAGGAATGGTGATCCCAAGGGCAGTCGTTAGGGACGTGTTCTCTCCTCATGAAGGAGCCAAAGTTTTTTCTCAGATCATTTTAGTGATGGGGATTGCTCCGATATTGGCACCCACTGTGGGGGGACTTCTTCTTCAATTTGCTAGTTGGAACTGGATCTTTTTTACTCTGACTGGAATCTCTTCTTTAATGCTCTTTGGTTCAGTATTGACCTTCCAAGACAGCAAAGGAGGAGATTCTTCTATTTCTCTTAAGATAGCTCCAGTGATCAGAGAATATATCGAAGTATTTTCCGATCCGATCTTTAAAACCTACGTACTTAGTTCCGGATTTTCCGCTGCCGTGATGTTTGCGTATATAGCTGGTTCTCCATTTGTGTTTATGGTTTTGAACGGCTTGTCCCAAACCGAGTACAGTTATCTTTTTGGATTTAACGCTTTCGGTTTGATCCTTTCTAGTCAGATCAATCGACTCCTTCTCAAAAAATTCGAAGCAGCCATCATCGTGAAATACGTTGGCTACTCTTATCTGATACTCTGTTCTTTGCTCGTGATTTTTGAGATCCTGGGTTTAGGATTTGTTCCTATGCTTATTTTGATCTTTTTCTTGGTAAGTGCATTCGGACTTATCGTTCCAAACGCTTCTGCTCTTGCAATGGCACCCTTCTCTAAGAATGCAGGAAGTGCATCCGCTTTAATGGGTGCTTTACAGATGGTATTCGGTGCAGTTTCTACGGCGGCAGTCAGCATCCTTCACGACGGAAGTGCTTATCCAATGATCACAGTGATGTCCATGTCAGGTGTTATGTCTTTGACTTGTCTATTCTTCTTAGGAAAAACTCACAACAGAATTAAGGAATCTTAA
- the lpxD gene encoding UDP-3-O-(3-hydroxymyristoyl)glucosamine N-acyltransferase has product MARYTLEELASKISGAKIENCADPKKVQVESVSPVNPGVTNSISFLANKKMLNDAKKTASSIVLTTSEFAKELEVPCLVVDKPDLILAQVLDLIYPPHVFENKVEPNAFVHPKAKIGKNCYIGNFASVGEDAEIGDNSVLEDGVRIGRGAKIGEGSHVGPNNVIHHGVIIGKRFRSFGNCTIGGDGFRFVFANGKHNKIPQVGTVIVGDDVEMGSNSAIDRGGLENTIIGDGCKFDNLVHIGHNCVLGKNVVIAGYTGVAGSTTIGDNCTIGGGCGIADHLSIASGTIVGGGTSVRNTLSKPDIYVGWDYGLTFPEFQKLRVNIKNVVNFQKWARRIKAIESKLGISSEE; this is encoded by the coding sequence ATGGCTAGATATACCTTGGAAGAACTGGCTTCCAAAATTTCCGGAGCAAAAATAGAAAATTGCGCGGACCCCAAAAAAGTTCAGGTGGAATCTGTTTCTCCGGTAAACCCGGGAGTTACGAACAGCATTAGTTTTCTCGCAAATAAGAAAATGTTAAACGATGCAAAGAAGACCGCCTCTAGTATCGTACTGACTACTTCCGAGTTCGCAAAAGAATTAGAAGTACCTTGTTTGGTTGTAGATAAACCGGATCTGATCCTTGCTCAGGTTTTGGATCTGATCTATCCTCCTCATGTCTTTGAAAACAAAGTAGAACCGAATGCATTCGTTCATCCTAAAGCAAAGATCGGTAAAAATTGTTATATAGGAAATTTTGCATCCGTAGGAGAAGATGCCGAGATTGGAGATAACTCTGTCTTAGAAGATGGAGTCCGTATCGGAAGAGGAGCAAAAATCGGAGAAGGTTCTCATGTAGGACCGAATAACGTGATCCACCACGGAGTCATCATTGGAAAAAGATTCAGATCTTTCGGAAATTGTACCATAGGTGGAGACGGATTTAGATTCGTATTTGCAAACGGTAAACACAACAAGATCCCTCAGGTTGGAACAGTGATCGTGGGAGACGATGTGGAAATGGGTTCCAATAGCGCGATTGACAGAGGTGGTTTGGAAAATACTATCATAGGCGACGGGTGTAAATTCGATAACCTTGTGCATATTGGCCATAATTGTGTATTAGGAAAAAATGTAGTAATTGCTGGTTATACAGGTGTTGCAGGTTCCACTACGATAGGAGATAATTGTACCATCGGCGGTGGATGTGGTATTGCAGATCACCTTAGCATCGCAAGCGGAACTATCGTGGGTGGAGGGACTTCTGTCAGAAACACTCTTTCCAAACCGGATATTTATGTGGGTTGGGATTACGGACTGACTTTTCCTGAATTCCAAAAACTAAGAGTGAATATCAAAAACGTGGTTAATTTCCAAAAATGGGCCAGAAGAATAAAAGCTATCGAATCAAAATTGGGCATTAGCTCCGAGGAGTAG